One stretch of Lacimicrobium alkaliphilum DNA includes these proteins:
- the tuf gene encoding elongation factor Tu: protein MAKAKFERTKPHVNVGTIGHVDHGKTTLTAAITTVLAKTYGGSAQAFDQIDNAPEEKARGITIATSHVEYDTPARHYAHVDCPGHADYVKNMITGAAQMDGAILVVAATDGPMPQTREHILLGRQVGVPYIIVFMNKCDMVDDEELLELVEMEVRELLSAYDFPGDDLPVIQGSALKALEGDAEWEKKIIELGEALDTYIPEPERDIDKPFLLPIEDVFSISGRGTVVTGRVERGIVNTGDEVEIVGMKDTTKTTVTGVEMFRKLLDEGRAGENIGALLRGTKRDDVERGQVLAKPGSITPHTKFEAEVYVLSKDEGGRHTPFFKGYRPQFYFRTTDVTGAVELPEGVEMVMPGDNLKFKVELIAPIAMDEGLRFAIREGGRTVGAGVVSKIID, encoded by the coding sequence ATGGCAAAAGCAAAGTTTGAACGTACGAAGCCGCACGTAAACGTAGGTACTATCGGCCACGTTGACCACGGTAAAACGACACTGACAGCGGCAATCACGACTGTATTGGCAAAGACCTACGGTGGTAGTGCCCAGGCATTCGATCAAATCGATAACGCACCAGAAGAGAAAGCCCGTGGTATCACCATCGCGACGTCCCACGTAGAGTATGACACGCCAGCGCGTCACTACGCGCACGTAGACTGCCCGGGACACGCTGACTATGTTAAGAACATGATCACGGGTGCGGCCCAGATGGACGGCGCGATACTGGTAGTAGCGGCGACAGATGGTCCTATGCCACAGACACGTGAGCACATTCTGCTGGGTCGTCAGGTAGGCGTGCCTTACATCATCGTATTCATGAACAAATGTGACATGGTAGATGATGAAGAGCTGCTGGAACTGGTAGAAATGGAAGTGCGTGAGTTGTTGTCAGCGTATGACTTCCCGGGCGATGACCTGCCGGTAATTCAGGGCTCAGCTCTGAAGGCGCTGGAAGGCGATGCCGAGTGGGAAAAGAAAATCATCGAGCTGGGTGAAGCGCTGGATACCTATATTCCGGAGCCAGAGCGTGACATTGACAAGCCGTTCCTGCTGCCAATCGAAGACGTATTCTCCATCTCAGGTCGTGGTACGGTAGTAACAGGTCGTGTAGAGCGCGGAATTGTAAACACCGGTGACGAAGTTGAGATTGTTGGTATGAAAGATACCACCAAGACCACGGTAACGGGTGTAGAAATGTTCCGTAAGCTGCTTGACGAAGGTCGTGCGGGTGAGAACATCGGTGCCCTGCTGCGTGGTACCAAGCGTGACGACGTAGAGCGTGGTCAGGTACTGGCCAAGCCTGGTTCAATTACTCCACACACCAAGTTTGAAGCCGAAGTCTACGTCCTGAGCAAAGACGAAGGTGGCCGTCATACGCCATTCTTCAAAGGCTATCGTCCTCAGTTCTACTTCCGTACTACTGACGTTACTGGTGCGGTAGAGCTGCCAGAAGGCGTAGAGATGGTCATGCCAGGCGACAACCTGAAATTCAAGGTTGAGCTGATTGCGCCGATTGCGATGGACGAAGGCTTGCGCTTCGCCATCCGTGAAGGTGGCCGTACAGTTGGTGCTGGTGTTGTTTCCAAGATTATCGATTAA
- a CDS encoding aldo/keto reductase codes for MQYDLLGSSDLKVSQVCLGSMTWGKQNSQEEANEQLEIALAKGVNFIDTAEMYAFPPAADTYGATEAIIGHWLAKNPSRRKQVVIASKIAGPGLSYIRGGKPVDSNAIMQAVEGSLSRLQTDYLDLYQLHWPNRTSPHFGRHWPDTPRFTDVDTKHESAGMLEILEALGDCVKAGKIRYLGLSNETPWGVSEYLRLSDQHQLPRMVSVQNEFSLLHTKDYPYLLEQCVRENVGYLAWSPLAGGALSGKYLGGKRPDGSRWTMLQRNGLFRNTEASERAIREYVALAHDCGLTPSQLALRWCREIEGVSSVIIGATSTEQLNENLTAFDQPLSDDQKKYIAEKLRAHPAPF; via the coding sequence ATGCAATACGATCTGTTAGGTTCGAGCGACCTTAAGGTTTCACAGGTTTGTCTGGGCAGTATGACCTGGGGCAAGCAGAACTCGCAGGAAGAGGCTAATGAACAGCTGGAAATAGCTCTAGCCAAAGGGGTTAACTTCATTGATACGGCAGAGATGTATGCGTTTCCTCCCGCTGCGGACACCTATGGGGCGACAGAAGCTATTATTGGTCATTGGCTAGCTAAGAACCCTTCACGCCGAAAGCAGGTTGTTATCGCCAGTAAAATTGCGGGTCCAGGCTTATCTTACATCCGCGGCGGAAAGCCAGTTGATAGCAACGCTATCATGCAAGCCGTAGAAGGCTCCCTGAGCCGCTTACAGACGGACTATCTGGATCTGTACCAGTTACATTGGCCAAACCGCACTTCTCCACATTTTGGCAGGCACTGGCCCGACACGCCGCGATTCACAGATGTGGACACTAAGCATGAATCAGCCGGGATGCTGGAGATCCTTGAGGCACTTGGCGACTGTGTGAAAGCCGGTAAAATCCGTTATCTGGGGCTGTCCAATGAAACACCCTGGGGGGTGAGCGAGTACCTCCGATTAAGTGATCAGCACCAACTTCCGAGGATGGTTTCAGTCCAGAATGAATTTAGTCTTTTGCACACCAAAGATTACCCCTATCTGCTGGAGCAATGTGTCAGAGAAAATGTCGGGTATCTGGCATGGTCACCTCTCGCCGGGGGGGCGTTATCCGGAAAATATCTGGGCGGTAAACGGCCTGATGGGAGTCGCTGGACTATGTTGCAACGTAACGGATTATTCAGAAACACTGAAGCCTCTGAACGGGCGATCAGAGAGTATGTTGCGCTGGCTCATGATTGTGGACTGACACCCTCACAACTGGCTTTGCGTTGGTGCCGTGAAATCGAGGGGGTATCATCAGTGATTATTGGCGCCACGTCCACAGAGCAGCTCAATGAAAACCTTACAGCATTTGACCAACCGCTTAGCGATGATCAGAAAAAATACATTGCTGAAAAACTAAGGGCGCATCCGGCGCCGTTTTAA
- the fusA gene encoding elongation factor G: MADLSQYRNIGIFAHVDAGKTTTTERILKLTGKIHKSGETHDGESTTDFMEQEAERGITIQSAATTCFWKDHRLNVIDTPGHVDFTVEVYRSLKVLDGGIGVFCGSGGVEPQSETNWRYANDSEVARIIFVNKLDRMGADFYRVVGQVKNVLAANPLVMTLPIGIEDDFVGVVDVLTKKAYVWDETGQPENYEIKDVPADMVDKVNQYHEALVETAVEQDDDLMMAYMDGEEPSIEDLKRCIRKGTRDLAFFPTFCGSAFKNKGIQLVLDAVVDYLPSPTEVDPQDLTDAETGEPTGEVAKVALDEPLRALAFKIMDDRFGALTFIRIYSGRLNKGDTILNSATGKTERIGRMVEMHANDRTELSSAHAGDILAIVGMKNVQTGHTLCDPKHPCTLEPMIFPEPVISIAVAPKDKGSTEKMGIAIGKMVAEDPSFQVETDEDSGETILKGMGELHLDIKVDILKRTYGVELEVGQPQVAYRETITQQIEDSYTHKKQSGGSGQFGKIDYRIRPGEPGSGFKFSSTVVGGNVPKEFFPAIEKGFRNMMETGVLAGFPVLDVEVELYDGGFHAVDSSAVAFEIAAKGAFRQSIPKAGPQLIEPIMKVDVFSPEDNVGDVIGDLNRRRGMIKDQEAGATGVRIKADVPLSEMFGYIGHLRTMTSGRGQFSMEFSHYMPCPQNVAEKVIEEVKARNAKK; the protein is encoded by the coding sequence ATGGCAGATTTATCCCAATACAGAAATATCGGTATTTTCGCCCACGTTGATGCGGGTAAAACTACCACTACTGAACGTATCCTGAAACTTACCGGTAAAATTCATAAATCCGGTGAGACTCATGATGGCGAGTCAACCACAGACTTTATGGAACAGGAAGCTGAGCGTGGTATTACCATTCAGTCAGCAGCCACTACCTGCTTCTGGAAAGATCACCGCCTGAACGTTATCGATACTCCCGGGCACGTTGACTTCACTGTCGAAGTATACCGTTCACTTAAAGTACTGGACGGCGGTATCGGCGTGTTCTGTGGCTCTGGTGGTGTTGAGCCCCAGTCAGAGACCAACTGGCGCTATGCCAACGATTCTGAAGTTGCCCGTATTATCTTTGTTAACAAACTGGACCGTATGGGTGCAGATTTTTACCGCGTTGTTGGTCAGGTTAAGAATGTACTGGCCGCCAACCCGCTGGTGATGACGCTGCCTATCGGCATCGAAGATGATTTTGTTGGTGTAGTCGATGTTCTGACCAAGAAAGCCTATGTATGGGATGAAACTGGCCAGCCGGAAAATTACGAAATAAAAGACGTACCGGCAGATATGGTAGACAAGGTTAATCAGTACCACGAAGCACTGGTAGAAACTGCGGTAGAGCAGGACGACGACCTGATGATGGCCTACATGGATGGCGAAGAACCTTCCATTGAAGACCTCAAGCGTTGTATCCGTAAAGGTACCCGTGATCTGGCCTTCTTCCCCACTTTCTGTGGCTCTGCGTTTAAGAACAAAGGTATTCAGCTGGTGCTGGACGCGGTAGTTGACTACCTGCCAAGCCCCACAGAAGTTGATCCGCAGGATTTGACTGATGCTGAAACCGGTGAACCTACAGGTGAAGTGGCAAAAGTAGCCCTGGATGAGCCATTGCGCGCTCTGGCATTTAAAATCATGGATGATCGTTTCGGAGCCCTGACCTTCATACGTATTTATTCAGGCAGGCTGAACAAGGGTGACACCATCCTCAACTCTGCCACCGGCAAAACAGAGCGTATCGGTCGTATGGTGGAAATGCATGCCAATGACAGAACAGAGCTCAGCTCTGCTCATGCCGGCGACATTCTTGCCATTGTAGGTATGAAGAACGTACAAACAGGTCACACCCTTTGTGATCCTAAGCACCCTTGTACACTGGAACCAATGATCTTCCCTGAGCCGGTGATTTCAATCGCCGTTGCACCGAAAGACAAAGGCTCTACAGAGAAGATGGGTATCGCAATCGGCAAGATGGTTGCAGAAGATCCGTCCTTCCAGGTAGAAACCGATGAAGATTCCGGTGAAACCATCCTCAAGGGTATGGGTGAGCTGCATCTCGACATCAAGGTTGATATCCTCAAGCGTACCTATGGTGTTGAGCTGGAAGTGGGTCAGCCTCAGGTTGCTTACCGTGAAACTATCACTCAGCAGATCGAAGATAGCTACACCCACAAGAAGCAGTCCGGTGGTTCTGGTCAGTTCGGTAAGATTGATTATCGTATTCGTCCCGGTGAACCTGGTTCTGGTTTCAAGTTCTCTTCTACTGTTGTAGGCGGTAACGTACCTAAGGAGTTCTTCCCGGCGATCGAGAAAGGCTTCAGGAACATGATGGAAACAGGTGTTCTGGCTGGCTTTCCGGTTCTGGATGTTGAAGTAGAGCTGTACGACGGCGGTTTCCACGCTGTTGACTCCTCGGCGGTGGCCTTTGAAATCGCCGCAAAAGGCGCTTTCCGTCAGTCAATTCCTAAGGCTGGACCCCAGTTGATTGAACCCATCATGAAAGTCGATGTGTTCTCTCCTGAAGACAATGTAGGTGATGTCATCGGTGACCTTAACCGTCGCCGTGGCATGATCAAGGATCAGGAAGCCGGTGCCACTGGTGTGCGAATCAAAGCTGATGTTCCACTGTCAGAAATGTTCGGTTACATCGGCCACCTGCGTACTATGACTTCAGGTCGTGGACAGTTCTCAATGGAATTCTCTCACTACATGCCTTGTCCTCAGAATGTTGCTGAAAAGGTTATTGAAGAAGTGAAAGCAAGAAACGCCAAAAAATAA